ACACCGTCTGCTAAATTTGCTCGAAATCTTCGGGATTGTCTAGGCTTGAACTCAAACACCAACAGTGACGCGATCGCTGATTTCCATTTCCAGAACTTCTTCAATGCGTTGAATTGTTGCTCTCGACAGTTGCTTACCTGATGCAATAACGTTTTCTTGTACCTGTGCTGGTTTGCTTGCGCCAATGATGACGCTACTAATTTCGGGATTGCGTAAGCACCAAGTAAGCGCTAATTGGCTCAGGCTCAAACCTTCTTGCTCGGCGATGGGCAACAATCGCTGCACCTTGAGTAACTGCTGCTGATCCAGTTCGCCATTGTTTAAAAACATATTTTGTTTCGGGTCACTTGCCCGTGAACCTTGGGGTAAGGATTGACCGGGTTTGTATTTACCAGTCAGCAGACCTTGCGCTAAGGGTGAGTAATTGATTATGCCAATCCCTTCTCGACGGCACAGGGGTAACACTTCTTTTTCAATCGTGCGATCGAGCATGTTGTAGCGAGGCTGATCGGATGCGATCGGTGCGAGATTTGCCAACCGGGTTAAGTCGATCGCATGGGCGAGTTGTCCGGCACTCCATTCAGAAACCCCGTAATAAAGGATTTTCCCCTGTTTCACCAGATGATCAAATGCCATCAAAGTTTCAGCCAGGGGTACGGTCTGGTCATAACGATGTGCCTGGTAGAGGTCAATGTAGTCCAATCCCAATCGCTTCAGACTGGCATCGCATTGCTCCAGAATATGTTTGCGTGATAGTCCGCGATCGTTGGGGCCATTGCCCATTGGGAAATAAACTTTGGTTGCTAGAACATAGGATTCACGTGGGTACTGCCGCAGCACATTACCCACAATTTTTTCAGCTTCTCCCCCGGCATAAACATTTGCTGTATCAAAAAAATTGATTCCCAAATCATAAGCTTGCTCAATACATTGACGGGCAGTGTCTTCTGCCGTTGCACCACCATAGGTAAGCCATGACCCTAAACAAATTTCCGAGACACGAATGCCGTGTTTACCTAACTGCCGATATTCCATAAGTCATCTCCTTTTTGCGAAACCTTCATTGTCAAAACCAATGCTAAAATTCATACTTCAAACAGTATGCGATTGAGCGATCGCACCCTGATTAATTCTTTAAACCCACTTTAGAAAACGTTGATGGCTAGATTCTCTTCCTGATGAAAGAGAATCTAGCCATCAATAGGTGTACTTATCCAGTGAGCTGACTTTTCCCGTTAAGTCTCGAACAGCAGACTGACAAAGGGTTTAGGGAACAGCACCGCATATACGGTACAGTAATTAAAATCGGGTGCTAAAGGTGACGAGCAATGCTGGACTGGTGGGAGAAGAATTTTGCAACTTGTGAGTTGGGCGATCGCCGATTAAATGAGCGTGCAATGTCTATAGGCGAATGGCACTAAGAAAAGAGAAAATCGTTGAGGCAGCAGGGGTGCAGAGGAGCGGAGGAGCAGGGGAGAAAGAAGAAGTTTTAGGCATTGCGTTCGGGTATTTAGAAATTCCCCTCTGCACCCCTGCACCCCTGCCTCTCTGCAATCCTTACGCTGCATACTCTTCAGCTTAACTTAGTGGCATT
This genomic interval from Nostoc flagelliforme CCNUN1 contains the following:
- a CDS encoding aldo/keto reductase family protein — translated: MEYRQLGKHGIRVSEICLGSWLTYGGATAEDTARQCIEQAYDLGINFFDTANVYAGGEAEKIVGNVLRQYPRESYVLATKVYFPMGNGPNDRGLSRKHILEQCDASLKRLGLDYIDLYQAHRYDQTVPLAETLMAFDHLVKQGKILYYGVSEWSAGQLAHAIDLTRLANLAPIASDQPRYNMLDRTIEKEVLPLCRREGIGIINYSPLAQGLLTGKYKPGQSLPQGSRASDPKQNMFLNNGELDQQQLLKVQRLLPIAEQEGLSLSQLALTWCLRNPEISSVIIGASKPAQVQENVIASGKQLSRATIQRIEEVLEMEISDRVTVGV
- a CDS encoding IS4/Tn5 family transposase DNA-binding protein codes for the protein MLDWWEKNFATCELGDRRLNERAMSIGEWH